One window of Vibrio sinaloensis genomic DNA carries:
- a CDS encoding YnhF family membrane protein → MNNDLKLALVITATAFAVLLGFAITAVTAA, encoded by the coding sequence ATGAATAACGATCTTAAGCTCGCTCTGGTTATTACTGCGACCGCCTTTGCCGTACTGCTTGGATTCGCGATCACCGCGGTCACTGCGGCCTAG